CTACATTTACAATCATTTTACCATTTTCCATCCCTAAACATTTTATTTTCTACAAATAATTCCACAAAAATATTGTCTAAATCAAATTGTGTAGTAAAATGGAAAGGGAGGTACAAAATATGAGTAGGATAATTAAAGCACCAAGAGGAGACACCTTGCACTGCAAGGGATGGGGACAAGAAGCAGCAATGAGAATGCTTATGAATAATCTTGATCCTGAGGTAGCAGAAGACCCGGAGCATCTAATTGTATATGGAGGATCAGGAAAAGCTGCAAGAAACTGGGAATCTTTTGATGCAATCGTTCAATCATTACAAGAATTAGAAAACGACGAAACACTTATTGTGCAATCAGGCAAACCGGTAGCAATTTTCAGAACACATAATGACGCGCCAAGAGTTATGATTTCTAACTCTGTAATTGTCCCGCACTGGGCAAACTGGGATTATTTCCACAAACTCGAAGACATGGGACTCACAATGTACGGCCAAATGACTGCAGGAAGCTGGATCTATATTGGAACACAAGGAATTCTACAAGGAGATTACGAAACATATGCAGCCGCTGCAAAAAAAGCCTTTGGAACTGACGATTTAAAAGGAAAATTTCTCCTTACAGCTGGACTAGGCGGAATGGGAGGAGCACAACCACTTGCCGTAACAATGCTCCACGGAGTTGCATTAGTCGTTGAAGTCGGCCCCGAACGAATAAAAAGACGGCTTGAAACAAAATATCTGGACAAATGGACAGATAATCTCGATGAAGCATTAAAAATGGTGGAAGAAGCAAAGAATAAAAAAATACCTCTATCCATAGGCTTGCTTGGGAATGCTGCAGATGTATTTCCAGAACTTTTCAGGCGTGGTATAATGCCAGATATCGTCACAGACCAAACGCCGGCACATGACCCGATGGCCTACATACCAAATGGTATGTCGCTTGAAGATGCACAAAAATTAAAAAAAGAAAATCCGGAAGGATACAAAAAGCATTCACTTGATGCAATGATACAGCAGATTAAAGCAATGGTACAATACAAGAGAAAAGGAGTTACCACTTTTGTCTATGGCAATAATATAAGGGGACAAACTAAAGCACATGGATACAACGATGCCTTTGAAATCCCAGGGTACGTGCCAGAATATATAAGAGATCTTTTTTCAGAGGGAAAAGGGCCATTCCGCTGGGTTGCACTTTCAGGAGATCCAGAAGATATATGGATAACAGATGAAGTAGTTAAAAAAGAATTTTCATATGACAAGCATCTGGTAAACTGGATAGAGCTTGCTCAGAAAAAAGTGAAATTCCAGGGACTTCCCTCA
The Caldisericota bacterium DNA segment above includes these coding regions:
- the hutU gene encoding urocanate hydratase, whose product is MSRIIKAPRGDTLHCKGWGQEAAMRMLMNNLDPEVAEDPEHLIVYGGSGKAARNWESFDAIVQSLQELENDETLIVQSGKPVAIFRTHNDAPRVMISNSVIVPHWANWDYFHKLEDMGLTMYGQMTAGSWIYIGTQGILQGDYETYAAAAKKAFGTDDLKGKFLLTAGLGGMGGAQPLAVTMLHGVALVVEVGPERIKRRLETKYLDKWTDNLDEALKMVEEAKNKKIPLSIGLLGNAADVFPELFRRGIMPDIVTDQTPAHDPMAYIPNGMSLEDAQKLKKENPEGYKKHSLDAMIQQIKAMVQYKRKGVTTFVYGNNIRGQTKAHGYNDAFEIPGYVPEYIRDLFSEGKGPFRWVALSGDPEDIWITDEVVKKEFSYDKHLVNWIELAQKKVKFQGLPSRICWLGYGERAKFGLIINNLVKQGKIKAPIVIGRDHHDTGSVASPNRETEKMKDGSEAIGDWPVLNAMLNVANGATWVSFHHGGGVGIGYSLHAGMVIVADGTENAAKRLERVLTADPGLGIARHADAGYGIAKNFAKKNNIKMPMLK